The Malus sylvestris chromosome 8, drMalSylv7.2, whole genome shotgun sequence genomic interval ATGAAGGGGTCGAAAGTGGCGTAGCAACCAAGCTGCTACGCAGTATATGTACATTAGGAGGAAGTTCTGAGTGGGTAGACATGCCACCAGGTTTAACCGATTGGGTAGAAGAACAAACTGTAGGCATGATATGGACAGCATTCTTTGCCTGAGCAGCCTTGAGAAGTGATGCAGCATCCGAAGGAAAAGCAATGCGTGCCCCAGCAGCAACCGCAGTAGCTCTTACCTTACTATCAGTAAGCTTCGATATAGTTTTTTTGGCGATCACTGGAGCTTTTGTCGTGGAACCTGACAATCCCATTTGATATGTTTTTGCTGGGTTAAGGCCTTCCTGGGACTGCGGTTTTGCTTCAGCTTTCACTGGGTCAAGGCCTTTTTGGGACAGCGGTTTAGCTTCAGCAGTAGTAAAATGCAGAGAGTTACTAGTTGCATTTGTTCCAGCAAGCATGCTGTGTGTACTTGTCCCAGCTGTTTACATGAATACTGTTAGTTATAGATTGACATCCTACTAAATAAATTACACAGAAATGTCAATTAAAATCATAGAGATAAGAAACCAATCAAAACGTTCACAATTGTTTCAGTAAATAAGATGCCAAAAGTCACCCCTTAATGAAAGAGGCGATGCATGATGCATCCACGGAAAAGCCAAGACTTCGAAAAAGGGGGTTGACGACAATCCCAACAATAGGACAGTGATCAATAGATAATGCAGCAGCTAAAATATTGAAACTGCTCAACAGATTATGCACATCCATAATCCAAAAGTAAAAAGATAGTCTTCGTTGGCATTAAGAAAGACAAGGAAGTACTATAATATTATATGACTTTCTAAAGGCCTGTAGTATACCATGAGGTAATAATAAAATGTTTACATTTTTCCCTTGACTCTAACAGGACTTGCTATTGGGAACAAAAGAAGTTCAGATGGAACTCGAGGGTCCATTGAAAGTCTGCAGGATTTCTGGAAGCAACATAAGATTTATATGTACTTTCCTGTAATCTAAGAACAGTATAGATGGGAGAGAAAATCACCCGTGCCAATTGTATTAGCTGTTATGTTAGGCATATTCAGGGCTATGGACAATGAATGACGAGCTGCCAACTGTGCTTCTGAAAGTTTACTTCTGCCTCCAACATTCAAGTCATTGTTCCCCCTAATCTTTTTCCACCTCTGTAATATAAACCCAAATAATTAGTAGGAAAAAAAAGCATTAGtgcacatgttttttttttttttttttttttttaagatttaaagaagaaacaaattttattgcaaagaaacaatacATATACAAGAGCAGACAAGAAGTCCGCAAAATCACAAGCAAAAACAGGATATATAGCAACATAGCCCTGAAACTTAGAAACTACGAAAAACTCCACAAAACATTGGTGCACATTCATGCTtccaatcaaaaccaaaaagATAAATAGTTGGACCACGTGCGTAACTTGAAATGAACTGCCCACAACCTAAACATAATTCACAagatttaacataatatattcatATATGGAAAACGAAAAATCCGTTGCCGGGATTTGAACCCGGGAAACCTGGCTAAAACCCAGACATCTAACCGAACTAGATGACAACGGATTGCTTTACTAATATGGTCTCGACTTTGAATGCACCAGAAATTTGAAACAGTGAGAAACCTGATCAGTATTATTTACAGAGTTGCTAGATGTGCAATTACATCCATATGGCACCTACATAACTCCACCTTAGAAGAATCTTTAGTTTATGTTTTGATCACTTCAGCTTAACTTTGAAAATATACATAAATCAATTACTGATAGTAATTTATGAATTAACTcaattaattcataaaattgTCAAATAATGTATGGCTTCAACCTGAGTTTTCAATAGCACATCGACACGAGCTACAAATGAAGTACAAAGTATAGCAAAGAAGTGGCATAATGTCAAACCTTTAATGGTCACATTGAAGGATGATGCATTTATGTAGAAAATGTAATCAGATTATTAAGTGCAAGTAAAGGATGATATGTGTTCTTATTTCAGTCTCCAACTCCACTACAATATGACAACTAGACTATGAATTCCACAATATTAACAAAACCTTCCAATTACATATACTCAAGTCCATTTACATCACTTTAAATGACAAAAGCAAAGGGATTTTCTTttccaaagtaaaaaaaaaataaaaggaccagAGCCAAGGGATAATTCAAACTCTAGGTCATCTtttggagaattttttttttttccataaaaaaaagtAAGGAAAAGGAACCTCAAATAAATAAGAATGCCAATTACTTAATTCCCCTCTGATACGAAGGGCATTGACAGAGTGATTAATTGCTCATAAACCAGATAACACTCCCACTTTGACTACAAGACAAGTTGGGAAAATAATATAAACGGGTAAAAGCCAACAGTTTTAGGgactctaattttttttttcttttatataaatttaagtcAATTAGAGTAATTGGCATTAAACTCTACATCTCTTTATGTTAGCTCATTTCTTTCTTAGATGTCATTTATGCTTTAGTCTATTTTTAAAAGTCGTTTCTCAGTTAGTTTCAAGTACTTTTGGAAGTCATTTGGTGCCCAGTAAACCATAACATAAGCACCATGTTTATGTTGTTCATTGCTCTAAACTTTGGGAGGTTTACTAAAAATTTATGTGATTTCTACCATCAACAAACCATAATCATAAGCATCATGCTCATGTTATCCTGCATGACATGGTGCATTTGTATTTTTTTGGAGAGGAATTCTTGATGCCTCCTTAAATGCATCAAATTACAAATAGACATTGGAAAGACTAACAAACCAAAACATGAAAAGACATaacaataaagtaaaaaacaaaacgTAAGTCTTGAGAACTAGTGGTGGtgacaggaaaaaaaaaaacctgagcTAGCTGACTAGGTGTTCTGTCCCCTTTGAAATCTCCTCGTAACATATTTGCCCAATTTCCTTCACCATATTTCTTCACAGCAGCAATCAGCTCCAAATCCTCAGCCTCAGACcagttctttcttctctttcgaGGAGCCATGCCATTTCCTAATGCATCATCTCCTTCAGCAGTTTCCACTGTAGTTGTTGTCACTGCAGGGAGGGAATTTTTCAGAACAGAAACCGGAACTGTAATGTTCTTCCCTTGCATTGAACATGTTggttgtaaattttgttgagATCTAGATGACTGATTGGGTAAATTCATGGACAACAGACCCTCAACAGTTAAACCATTTTGATGACTTGAGTCACTTGATAAGCCAGATGAAATTAGAACCTGTCCAAGAAAATAAACCAATTCAACAAGATAAGCTGGCTGGATCTTAAAATCAGTAAGGTTGAAAATAATCGAGAAATTGTTCAAATTTATAAACACGTGCCCCCACAACATGTAAACTGTGATAATTTTTATAGGAGACAAATTCATTAAAGAGGGGAAACAAAGTAGTACAAAAACTGTGGAGATTAAGACAGCACCAACAACCTTCAAAACATCAGAGTTCTcgcaaagaaacaaaacccCTAATAAACAGATGCCAGAATTTATTATGCCAGAAAATTGCAAACGAAGAATTAACCCTAAACTCTGAAGCAATAAAAGCCCCTAGAGATGCCCAAAAATGAACCTTCATCTCTACCAAAATTCTACAAAAAATAGCAATCACCAGATTCGCCACACACGTCTTCACACTTATGCCTCTCACAAAATAAAGCCAACACTTATAAAGGCACACCAAGAACAGTTTGTAAACCATGATAAGGTACCTAGACAATTGAAAAGTCCACATAATATTTCATGTTCCCCCTCCTTGGCTCCTTGGCATGGACCAGAAGTTGGGACACACCGGATTTCTGTTGAAATCTATGCAGACTCTAAACTACTTACAGCTGATATAAGGCCAGCTTCACATAGAAACTGCAAAAGCAATATACTTGTGTGAAACTGGACATACCCAGGTCACAGCATGGTCAACTACCATTGGAGTTCCTATGTGCTCATTCTACCATTCTACTTGCCCATTGGCAGAGTACACATACCTTGATCCAATGATGCAAAAGAAGTTGCTTGGTCGGACAAAATTTATCAATATAGCCAGACAGGAAAGAAAGTTATACaatctcacaaaaaaaaaaaaaaaagccttctCGGTCCAAAAATAATTCCATAGTAAATGGTCGTAATATCagtattatatattttaaacaAGTCCATTGCTTGACATGAGCCATAACAACAAGCTTGTTTTGAAGTTCCTAATATTTGTTGCAGTGCTGGGCATTTTAAGTGGACCATTGATTTAATTTGTTTGGAACTTAGGAATCTAAGACACATTCCTActcctactaggaaaaggaaacGGTAAACAAGTGTAAAACCACCTTAACCTAGTATCCATGTTCCAGGACAACCTTTAGATGTTGATAACATGCTTTCTCATCTATATATTAAGAGCTCAGGTGAGATATACCTATACAATCAGAAAAGTGGCTTCAGAGGGAACTAGAAGGCTCTATTTGGATGGACAATGTGAAAGAAAGAATTTGGATTTGAAAACATGGCTAATTTGCtatgaaaactaaaaaggaaGAGGTTGCATGTATTTGAAATAGTTACACTCCATTCAAGGATTGACCTGGAAGGTCAGAAGTAATAAACCTTGAAGCAAATCATTGATTAAGTACGCAATTATTTATATACCTTCACACATGCCACAGCTTCTGTTGAAGCTTCAGCACTAACAGCAGGATAAGCTTCCACTTCATATTCTAAATCACTATCATCATCCTGCCAAAGAAATTTAACATCACTCAGAAtatggaaaaagaaaatgtacttGTTTCCTGCCAGTTATAATGAGTGGGGAACTGATAATATTCTTCACCGTAACTCAAGTAGCTTGCTAGAAAATGCAGCACAATCTAACCTCAGCAAGAAATTTGTTAATTAGCTCATACAATTTGAATACATTTCCATGAAAGTTACCCATCTACGCACattacaaattttcaaattcactttggaaatataaacaattaccaTGCAGGAAACGGGTGACTTAAAAGAGCACTTTAGATTTCTTTGTTccctttttttctattttatttggtCGAATGAACTCTTTATAATTCATTCCAGTACACTAATGACAAGATTTTTACAATAtacattgtttgtaccatacttgaccaatctcgaaactactgagcaccggtcaacgttataccgtcaatgacctagaagagcttcccttcaatcaggaggccaatcacaatgcgacacgtgtcgacatcagaagccaatcacagctcgacacgtgtcaacatcagaagccaatcacaacacgacacgtgtcgatgttagaacaaaactagaaaatctcctctataaatagggatcattctcccacaataatttctaatgtcattttgtactaaactattcgctagaactcactaaaccagagcttgaacctatgtatttgtgtaaacccttcacaattaatgagaactcctctactccgtggacgtagccaatctgggtgaaccacgtacatcctgtgtttgcttctctgtctctattcatttacgtacttatcctcactagtgaccgaagcaacgaagcgaaggtcacaaaacctgacactttctgttgtaccaaagtcctcgctgattttgtgcatcaacatttggcgccgtctgtgggaatcgatacgaaaagttgtgtcggttctctttcattttttcatctccatcgtgaatctgcaaaaatttgcaaaaacccagaaaagatCCAGATCTCAAAAtcactcatctctctctctggaaAACACATTGAAGCTAAACAAAAAACCCCACTTCTCGATACACAGACACACTTTGtttgtctctctctctaatctAATCCctcagcaaaaacaaaaaaaaaaatccagaagaaaaagaaagagattcCATCGTCTcaaccatcatcatcatctgctCTGCAGCCCCACCAATCCTCCGCCGCACCCCAATCTTTCCATCGTCCGATCGCTGTCGACGTCCCCAACGAAGAGGACGAGATCCTTTTCGCAGCTCCTAGCTCCCGCCGCCTCTATGAGATCAGACACCCAGAAAAACGGAACATCACCAATCacagtttctctctctagctagACCAGCAATGGCAGGGAACAGACTGAAACTCGATACGACGTCGCAGTCCTACTTAGAAGGCAAAGCAGTGAGCGACACCAAGGTTCTGATATCTGATCTCTGCCGCCAATTCTGCAATCTCGGATGGGTCTCAGGAACGGGTGGCAGCATCACAATCAAAGTTCACGAACCTGCTTAAACCCTTTCTTTCTCCTCTTCTCTGAGTATTCTCAGACAGCAAATCTATCGGCTTTCTGCTTTTAAGTCGTTCCACCATGAGAAGGGCTTCCACTCTCGCCTCACTCCCCTTCCTCTCCCGATCCCTCTCCACCGCCCACGGCGGCACGGCTGCCACGTTAGCCCTCTCCACCTACGGTATTCTTCAGGTTGATCTGTACGGGACCACCTCCATCGGTTCTCAGGCTCGCTGCGATGGCTCGATTCGTTTTCCGGAGGTTCGGATCCGAAGCTGGCAATTGACCTCGCCGGAACTCTGGCCTCGGTCGCTGTCACCACGTCGCTCGCTCCGGAGGTTTATGCGGCAGAGTCGTCTCCGGCTGCACTTGTTCCCAAGGAGGTCGTGCTTACCAGTACTAAGCATGCCCCTTTTTGCAACAAATGTATGGGACCACCTCTACCGGTTCTCAGGCTCGTCGTTGTATGCGGCACCGTCGAAGCCAAGTCCATTGCCGAGGCCTCGTCTCGAACCCTAGACGATCAGAGCAAGCTCTCTCCTCGCCTTCAACTCTCTCACTCATCACTCGTAGTCATGGCAGCAGCACCTGAAGGATCGCAATTTGACACTTGTTAGTATGATACCAAAATGAGCGAAATACTTGCAACTGATGGGCAGGAATTCTTTACATCGTAtgatgaagtttatgatagttTTGATGCTATGGGTTCTCAAGAGAATTGTCTGAGGGGAATCTATGCTTACGGTTTTGAAAAACCCTCGGCTATTCAGCAAAGGGGAATTGTTCCCTTCTACAAGGGTCTTGATGTTAATAATCTTCGCCAgtcagttgcacaggctcgtgCAAATGGAATCACTAGACGACGCAATCAGCCTCCACCGCGCCTTCAAAAGGTTGGGCTGTAACACATGCATACCTTGCAGGCTTAAAAGGGACGGTCAAATAAGAGGCTTATTTCACTGAACAAAGTTAAACAGCATGAAAAAGGAGATTCAATGTGCGGCGATCCAGTATGGAACtggtgcaatttcaggtttctTCCACCAGGACCCTGTCCAAGTCGGTGATCTTGTTGTTAAGGATCAGGACTTTATTGAGGCAACCAAAGAGCCTGGAGTCACGTTTGTGGCAGCTAAGTTTGATGGTATTCTTGGACTTGGATTTCAAGATATCTCAGTTGGAGATGCTTTTCCTGTCTGGTATAATATGGTCAATCAAGGTCTTGTTAAAGAACCAGTTTTCTCATTTTGGTTAAATCGCAATACAGAAGGGGAAGAAGGGGGTGAGATTGTCTTTGGTGGGGTTGATTCTAGTCATTTCAAGGGTGAGCATACATATGTTCCCGTGACTCAGAAAGGCTACTGGCAGTTTGATATGGGTGATGTCTTAATTGATGGTGAATCATCTGGATTTTGTGCTAATGGCTATTCAGCAATTGCTGACTCAGGCACCTCCCTATTGGCTGGACCAACGGAAGTATGGAGAGGTGGTGGAGGCTGTGATCATGAGGGATCGTGCAAAAGGGGAGATAAGATTAATGTACTTATCATtccttgtctgccatctgcaaaagagaaaagaagacagaaacaaaagaaaaagtaaagcagaaaaggaaaagagaaaagaagaagagaggaacATGGAGAcattgcaaaagcaaggaataaacaccccaccagaatgatgtagtttattttatctttcagaaatatctgtataaactccattagagggtaatatgtataaacccccatcagagggtaggtaaaaaaaaaaaaaaaggcaaaatccaaaataaatgggctagcatgtcgtggagggcgaaggcccataagcccaaaatagcaccaatcaggtgaccaaaagtatgcccagtactccaaaaattattcggcaacttgcctctattatcaccaaccaggtgaccaaaagtacgcccagtactccaaaattattcggcaacctgctgctattaccaccaaccaggtgatgaaatgtacaacccgtactccaatatcatttggcaaccagccattcataccaccaaccaggtgatgaaatgtacaaaccGTACTCTAAAataatttggcaactagccatttatgccaccaaccaggtaatcaaaagtacacccagtacttcaaaattatacatgagcactactcatgtcattcgTACATagacattcatgagcatcactcatatcaatcatacataaacattcatgagcatcacttatgttaacattcatgagcatcactcatgttaacatccataaacatcactcatgtcaattaaacattcatgagcatcactcatgtcaattaaacattcatgagcatcactcatgacaatcagcttcaaaagtttcatttataGAGTCTTCGCTTCAAAAGcgtcatttacaaaagctctagcttcaaaaaacttcatttacagagccttagcttcaaaagcgtcatttacaaaagctatagcttcaaaagcttcatttatagagctccagcttcaaagcttcacttgcaaagcttcacttacaaagtttcagtgcagggtatacaaataccacatccgaacaaccgccacttcagcccatacatagattcaatttgaagtctccagccaacagactctattgaccgaagacttgggggactacattatgtaccatatattgggcctcaactgggcctcataaaaaatacttgggggacttaacccattacttatgtactgaggagcgagcctttattctataaaagggactccctcaccatcattaaagagcaacgccgccagctgagcaaccgtctcgccgcgagcatcactcctagcccatcatttatgtactgaggagcgaacccttattttataaaagggactccctcaccatcattagagagcaacgccgccagctgagcaaccgtctcgccgcgagcatcactcctaacccatcatttatgtactgaggagcgagcccttattttataaaagagactccctcaccatcattagagagcaacgccgccagctgagcaaccgtctcgccgcgagcatcactcctaacccatcatttatgtactgaggagcgagcccttattttataaaagggactccctcaccatcattagagagcaacgccaccaactgagcaaccgccttgccacaagcatcactcctaacccatcatttatgtattgaggagcgaacccttattctataaaagggaccccctcaccttcaagcgccacaagccgagccaaccaaggcaacataagccacaagccgagcagcctcgcaacatgtgctacttatagttgagcatcatttcactttgagcactGCCTtatatcgaacatcagttcaagaacAGCATCtggttacttcggcccacacatggactgaatttcaagtctccagccaaaagactctcttgactgaagacttgggggactactgtttataccatatttagggcctcgtatttagacctcgtataaatacttgagggacttaaatgtaattatgtaataaaggaaggggcaaatatgtaattaagggaggagcccttattctataaaagggcctcctcaccctcacaaaccctaagcctctcaccccctctcaaagctcctcacatcccctaagctctctctccctcttcaacagagaaatataatacaatcagtgtggacgtagcccaaaccttggggtgaaccacgataactcttgtgtcatttacagtTTATGcatattcacggtcggatttacgttgtaccaagaccatccggttttgtgcatcaacatacatAATTCATATTCAAACAAACAGGCTGGAAAAAGTAGTGATGTCACAATAAATGTTCTTAATAAATTATCAGTCCATTTACTTGTAACCACCTCTAGATTGAGCGAGCTAGAGACTAACTTACCTCTCCATTTCGTACCATGTCCACAAATAATAGCTCTGGAAAGCACAATGTACATCTAAGCTAACAGCAATTTGGTTATGGTAATGTACATCTAAGCTAACAACAATTTGGTTATGGTAACTATGGAGATGGGGTCAAATTTTAACTTTCTCTCCTCACACACACCCAACCATTAGAATACCATTATACTCACCATCCCAGAAACCCCATCATTcaccaaaaaatgaaaacctAATACATTACATTGTTATCAACCTACAACATTTGTGTAAAAGAGTAGAACAAACACCATATTCTATGGATGAAGAGAAAAGGGTGGGAAACAGACCAAAGGTTGAGCCCCATTGTCTAATTTGTCAAGCAGTGCTTCACGATACGCTAAATGGCGCCAAAGCATCTGATACTCTCTGGCATTGGAAATTCCAGTTGAAGTCTTGGCCACCAACCGATTCCAATCAATCTTCCCCTTTGGCGAGTTCGCCACTTCTTGCAGCAGGGCCAGTACAGTCGTCGGCGCGTACCTGCCCATCagcaatacaaaaaaaaaaacccccacaTTAATGAACCCAAATCAACAAATAACACAAAAATCCCAacatccaaaagaaaaaacacatcAACCCAATACTCAGAAATTCCCAATAGAACCAACTCATACTAAACCCATTACGCAGAAATTCCAAATACGAAAAACCCACATACTCaaatacacacatacacacacaaatataCAAAATATTGAAATCGATGAGGGAGGGGAAACAGGTACCTTTGCAGGAGAGTGGCGGTATCTTCTTCGGTGATAGAGCCCTTCTTAGGTTCCTTGGTCTTCTCAACCATTGCTTTCGTTATGGTGAATTTCAATTCGCataatatgaaatatgaaaAGCCTAATCAGCCAAGGCAACCTCAGATGGAAAAAACCTCAGTGGTTTTGggcaaaaccctaaaccctgatAAGTGGTTTTAGACGcggaggagaaagagagaatgagagaaggAGGGACGGCGGAGGAAGCGGCGGAGCGTTGAAGAGCGGAAGGGAGGAAGGACGGAGGGGGAGGACTTTTAGACGAGGTTTAAGGAGAAAGGGGCCCTGTACTGACTTCTATCAGTCTCTATAGTccacgttttttgtttttaaatatgtaagagcaattccacctcTAAAGTTTGTCCAGCATCCAGTTCATTTAATAAACATTAATAGCCTAATGCATATCCACCTGTAAAActaagggggtgtattcaattgggattttaatttttttaatgaatctagggatattcaattaggattttaagtgattctctgaaattctaaatgtattcaattagaattttaagataatttattaaaatcctttgaaatctgggtgtattcaaataggattttaaagaaatttataacatttcaggtgtattcaattagaaattgattttaaagaatttaagAAAGTTGAGAAactagagggaattggagagattttgtagtgtattttaagcaacCACAAATCTCATTTCTTCCCATGAGATTTTAAGGgaatttaatcaaaattttatataacatctctacaaatcaattaaactacataaaaattcatggatttataaatccattaaaatctctcacattctcaattaggttctcatccttctttttgctactctattgattaaaatcatattccttttcaatttttgatcaaggtccttgggtattaataacatcattaattattttaataataaaatatttttatttctaaatatattcatttaatgttaaaaatgttacaattagtatatttatatttatgactaaattttttatcatatatttttagttttagtttgtacccatttttaatttgcaatccttttttaatttgtaccaattttcttttcagtcttAATttatacccatatattaatttctttttgtgcccaaatttttaaagttttatttgtatttg includes:
- the LOC126631808 gene encoding uncharacterized protein LOC126631808 isoform X2 codes for the protein MVEKTKEPKKGSITEEDTATLLQRYAPTTVLALLQEVANSPKGKIDWNRLVAKTSTGISNAREYQMLWRHLAYREALLDKLDNGAQPLDDDSDLEYEVEAYPAVSAEASTEAVACVKVLISSGLSSDSSHQNGLTVEVTTTTVETAEGDDALGNGMAPRKRRKNWSEAEDLELIAAVKKYGEGNWANMLRGDFKGDRTPSQLAQRWKKIRGNNDLNVGGRSKLSEAQLAARHSLSIALNMPNITANTIGTAGTSTHSMLAGTNATSNSLHFTTAEAKPLSQKGLDPVKAEAKPQSQEGLNPAKTYQMGLSGSTTKAPVIAKKTISKLTDSKVRATAVAAGARIAFPSDAASLLKAAQAKNAVHIMPTVCSSTQSVKPGGMSTHSELPPNVHILRSSLVATPLSTPSSTAATPSTTHPRSSKVLPQASQHTPTKDAMLSRQTNGVSCNLDAEQVQDGAVIFRDGPNDQVQKDKRDSPDRKAQSKNLSTNAEKPVDTPKIESDETGSKAVMGVQAKEGKSAKDNEIPRSSVNVGASDPSAVDGCENRSASEKQTDLAIETDGCKGKQVVRKGEGDIKI
- the LOC126631808 gene encoding uncharacterized protein LOC126631808 isoform X1, yielding MVEKTKEPKKGSITEEDTATLLQRYAPTTVLALLQEVANSPKGKIDWNRLVAKTSTGISNAREYQMLWRHLAYREALLDKLDNGAQPLDDDSDLEYEVEAYPAVSAEASTEAVACVKVLISSGLSSDSSHQNGLTVEGLLSMNLPNQSSRSQQNLQPTCSMQGKNITVPVSVLKNSLPAVTTTTVETAEGDDALGNGMAPRKRRKNWSEAEDLELIAAVKKYGEGNWANMLRGDFKGDRTPSQLAQRWKKIRGNNDLNVGGRSKLSEAQLAARHSLSIALNMPNITANTIGTAGTSTHSMLAGTNATSNSLHFTTAEAKPLSQKGLDPVKAEAKPQSQEGLNPAKTYQMGLSGSTTKAPVIAKKTISKLTDSKVRATAVAAGARIAFPSDAASLLKAAQAKNAVHIMPTVCSSTQSVKPGGMSTHSELPPNVHILRSSLVATPLSTPSSTAATPSTTHPRSSKVLPQASQHTPTKDAMLSRQTNGVSCNLDAEQVQDGAVIFRDGPNDQVQKDKRDSPDRKAQSKNLSTNAEKPVDTPKIESDETGSKAVMGVQAKEGKSAKDNEIPRSSVNVGASDPSAVDGCENRSASEKQTDLAIETDGCKGKQVVRKGEGDIKI